The Microbacterium limosum genome contains a region encoding:
- a CDS encoding adenine phosphoribosyltransferase — translation MPENDALARAESLIGVIPDYPSPGILFRDITPMLADAAALRACIGALVEPFAGRFDVVAGIEARGFLLAGAVAAAAGVGLVPIRKAGKLPRPAVSVDYALEYGTATIEAHDDLPEGCRVLLLDDVLATGGTLAAAQRLVGRLGCVVAGSAVLLELDGLGGRALAGDDVHTLFHA, via the coding sequence GTGCCAGAGAACGATGCCCTCGCCCGTGCCGAATCGCTGATCGGCGTCATCCCCGACTACCCGAGCCCCGGCATCCTGTTCCGAGACATCACCCCGATGCTGGCCGACGCCGCGGCCCTGCGCGCGTGCATCGGCGCCCTCGTCGAGCCGTTCGCGGGGCGGTTCGACGTCGTCGCCGGCATCGAGGCGCGCGGGTTCCTGCTGGCCGGGGCGGTCGCGGCGGCGGCGGGCGTGGGACTGGTCCCCATCCGCAAGGCGGGCAAGCTGCCGCGGCCGGCCGTCTCGGTCGACTACGCCCTCGAGTACGGCACCGCCACGATCGAGGCCCACGACGACCTGCCCGAGGGATGCCGGGTGCTCCTGCTCGACGACGTGCTCGCCACCGGCGGCACCCTCGCGGCCGCCCAGCGGCTGGTGGGCAGGCTCGGCTGCGTCGTCGCGGGGTCCGCCGTGCTCCTCGAGCTCGACGGGCTCGGCGGTCGCGCGCTCGCCGGCGACGACGTGCACACGCTCTTCCACGCCTGA
- the hpxO gene encoding FAD-dependent urate hydroxylase HpxO, which yields MKVIVIGAGIGGTSAAIALQRLGHDVVVYDQMRENKPVGAALSLWSNGVKVLNWLGLADEVAALGGRMDDMAYYDGHTGEELCRFSLEPVTAQTGQRAYPVARAELQALLMDRVGSENIRLSMRLVGIEDDGQRVTATFADGSTDTADLLIGADGARSFTREYLTGVLGLDPIERTYSGYTNFNGLVPADPAVGPLDQWTTYVADGKRCAVMPVAGDRFYFFLDVPQPAGVPYDRAEGIAPLREAFGGWAPGVRALLDSIDPEASFNRVEIWDIDPFDTWVHGRVALLGDSAHNTAPDIGQGACSALEDSFALGIVFATNTLGVADALKRYEKIRAERAGELVRRARKRAFETHAFDPAATQAWYDELRTEDGSGVIRGIVGNIVDSPVNLGGGILT from the coding sequence ATGAAGGTCATCGTCATCGGCGCCGGAATCGGCGGCACGAGCGCGGCGATCGCGCTGCAGCGCCTCGGACACGACGTCGTCGTGTACGACCAGATGCGCGAGAACAAGCCCGTCGGTGCGGCGCTGTCGCTGTGGTCCAACGGCGTGAAGGTGCTCAACTGGCTCGGGCTCGCGGACGAGGTCGCCGCCCTCGGCGGTCGCATGGACGACATGGCCTACTACGACGGCCACACGGGCGAGGAGCTGTGCCGCTTCAGCCTCGAGCCCGTCACGGCGCAGACGGGCCAGCGCGCGTACCCCGTCGCCCGCGCGGAGCTGCAGGCGCTGCTCATGGACCGGGTCGGCTCCGAGAACATCCGCCTGTCGATGCGGCTGGTCGGCATCGAGGACGACGGGCAGCGCGTCACCGCCACCTTCGCCGACGGCTCGACCGACACCGCCGACCTGCTCATCGGCGCGGACGGCGCCCGCTCCTTCACCCGCGAGTACCTGACCGGCGTCCTCGGGCTCGACCCGATCGAGCGCACCTACTCGGGCTACACGAACTTCAACGGCCTCGTGCCCGCCGACCCCGCCGTCGGCCCGCTCGACCAGTGGACGACCTACGTCGCCGACGGCAAGCGCTGCGCCGTCATGCCGGTCGCGGGCGACCGGTTCTACTTCTTCCTCGACGTGCCGCAGCCCGCGGGCGTCCCCTACGACCGGGCCGAGGGCATCGCCCCGCTGCGCGAGGCGTTCGGGGGCTGGGCGCCCGGCGTGCGGGCGCTGCTGGACTCGATCGACCCCGAGGCATCCTTCAACCGGGTGGAGATCTGGGACATCGATCCGTTCGACACATGGGTGCACGGCCGCGTGGCGCTCCTCGGCGACTCGGCGCACAACACCGCGCCCGACATCGGACAGGGCGCGTGCTCCGCGCTGGAGGACAGCTTCGCGCTCGGCATCGTCTTCGCGACGAACACGCTGGGGGTGGCGGATGCGCTGAAGCGCTACGAGAAGATCCGCGCCGAGCGGGCGGGTGAGCTGGTGCGTCGCGCCCGCAAGCGCGCGTTCGAGACGCACGCGTTCGATCCCGCTGCGACGCAGGCCTGGTACGACGAGCTGCGCACGGAGGACGGCAGCGGCGTCATCCGGGGCATCGTCGGCAACATCGTCGACTCGCCCGTGAACCTGGGCGGCGGCATCCTGACCTGA
- the uraH gene encoding hydroxyisourate hydrolase — protein MTPHLTTHILDAATGTPAPAVDVTLSAASGPVIARATTDRDGRAGLGPELLESGDYSLTFATGAYFAARGIASFYPHVTVTFTVEVADDGTSRHYHVPLLLSPFAYSTYRGS, from the coding sequence ATGACCCCGCACCTGACGACCCACATCCTCGACGCCGCGACGGGAACGCCGGCGCCCGCTGTCGACGTGACGCTCTCCGCGGCATCCGGGCCGGTGATCGCCCGCGCGACGACCGATCGGGACGGGCGGGCCGGCCTCGGCCCGGAGCTGCTGGAGTCCGGCGACTACAGCCTCACGTTCGCCACCGGCGCGTACTTCGCGGCACGGGGCATCGCCTCGTTCTACCCCCACGTCACCGTGACCTTCACCGTCGAGGTCGCGGACGACGGCACCAGCAGGCACTATCACGTGCCGCTGCTGCTGAGCCCGTTCGCCTACTCGACCTACCGCGGCAGCTGA
- the uraD gene encoding 2-oxo-4-hydroxy-4-carboxy-5-ureidoimidazoline decarboxylase → MLLTQFNTADAAEAAALVRVWADVPSFVDGILAARPYGSVDELAARAAGLAATWSETDLDAALAHHPRIGEKPAGSGAEAEASRGEQASMTGADAGVTARIAAGNAAYERRFGRVFLIRAAGRSPHEMLAELERRLTADPDAEWREAAAQLGEIAVLRLRSAVRDDRMGA, encoded by the coding sequence GTGCTCCTGACGCAATTCAACACGGCGGATGCCGCGGAGGCCGCCGCCCTCGTGCGGGTGTGGGCCGATGTGCCCTCCTTCGTCGACGGCATCCTCGCCGCCCGCCCCTACGGATCGGTCGACGAGCTCGCGGCACGCGCCGCCGGACTGGCCGCGACATGGTCCGAGACGGACCTCGACGCCGCCCTCGCGCACCACCCCCGCATCGGCGAGAAGCCGGCCGGGTCGGGCGCGGAGGCCGAGGCATCCCGCGGCGAGCAGGCGTCCATGACCGGCGCCGACGCCGGTGTCACGGCACGGATCGCGGCGGGCAACGCCGCCTACGAACGGCGGTTCGGCCGCGTCTTCCTCATCCGCGCGGCCGGCCGCTCCCCTCACGAGATGCTCGCCGAGCTCGAGCGGCGTCTCACCGCCGACCCCGACGCGGAGTGGCGCGAGGCGGCGGCGCAGCTGGGCGAGATCGCGGTGCTGCGCCTGCGCTCGGCCGTCCGCGACGACAGGATGGGCGCATGA
- the allB gene encoding allantoinase AllB: protein MTALPDAPRAFAARRVWIDGVFRPALLRIEDGRIAAIDPLEPAAALPDGFDVVALPDEAVLLPGLVDSHVHLDEPGRTEWEGFETGTAAAAAAGITTIVDMPLNSDPVTTTVAALAVKREATRGKLAVDLAYWGGAVPENLGSLAALAAAGVVGFKCFLSPSGIDEFGNLDAAQLEAALAEIAAFDGLLIVHAEDPAQLHGDGALGPQYDTFLATRPPESEREAIRRVIDAARRTGARAHVVHVSDAGSLADVRAAKAEGVRLSIETCPHYLTLASDDVPDAAPEFKCCPPIRDAANQDLLWQGVVDGTIDAIVSDHSPSTAEMKNQGGGDFGLAWGGISGLQTGFASVWTEAKRRGIPLAALLPLFTTGPAKVAGLAGAGTIAVGGPAHLAVFAPEEGFTVDAAALEYRNKMSPWHGRALVGVTEATYLAGRRVFARGRGVLARGGREILSAEAAVAATDVDEEVV from the coding sequence ATGACCGCACTCCCCGACGCCCCGCGGGCGTTCGCCGCTCGCCGCGTCTGGATCGACGGTGTCTTCCGCCCGGCCCTCCTGCGCATCGAGGACGGGCGCATCGCTGCGATCGACCCCCTCGAGCCGGCTGCGGCCCTCCCCGACGGGTTCGACGTCGTCGCGCTGCCCGACGAGGCGGTGCTCCTGCCAGGACTGGTCGATTCGCACGTGCACCTCGACGAGCCCGGCCGCACCGAATGGGAGGGCTTCGAGACGGGGACCGCGGCGGCCGCCGCGGCAGGCATCACGACGATCGTCGACATGCCGCTCAACAGCGATCCCGTCACGACGACCGTGGCGGCTCTCGCCGTCAAGCGAGAGGCGACGCGCGGCAAGCTCGCGGTCGATCTGGCCTACTGGGGCGGCGCGGTGCCCGAGAATCTCGGCTCCCTCGCCGCGCTCGCCGCCGCCGGGGTAGTGGGGTTCAAGTGCTTCCTCTCGCCCTCGGGCATCGACGAGTTCGGCAACCTCGACGCCGCGCAGCTCGAGGCGGCGCTCGCGGAGATCGCGGCCTTCGACGGCCTGCTGATCGTGCACGCGGAGGACCCCGCGCAGCTGCACGGCGACGGTGCCCTCGGTCCGCAGTACGACACCTTCCTCGCGACCCGCCCGCCCGAGAGCGAGCGCGAGGCCATCCGGCGCGTGATCGACGCCGCGCGACGCACGGGAGCGAGAGCGCACGTCGTGCACGTCAGCGACGCCGGCTCGCTCGCCGACGTGCGCGCGGCGAAGGCGGAGGGCGTGCGCCTGAGCATCGAGACCTGTCCCCACTACCTCACCCTCGCCTCGGACGACGTGCCGGATGCCGCGCCCGAGTTCAAGTGCTGCCCCCCGATCCGGGACGCCGCCAACCAGGACCTGCTCTGGCAGGGCGTGGTCGATGGCACGATCGACGCGATCGTCAGCGATCACTCGCCCTCCACCGCCGAGATGAAGAACCAGGGCGGCGGGGACTTCGGGCTGGCGTGGGGCGGCATCTCGGGGCTGCAGACCGGGTTCGCGTCGGTGTGGACCGAGGCGAAGCGGCGCGGCATCCCGCTCGCGGCGCTCCTGCCGCTGTTCACGACGGGGCCCGCGAAGGTGGCGGGGCTCGCCGGGGCGGGGACGATCGCCGTCGGCGGCCCCGCCCACCTGGCGGTCTTCGCCCCCGAGGAGGGCTTCACGGTGGATGCCGCGGCCCTCGAATACCGAAACAAGATGTCGCCGTGGCACGGGCGCGCCCTCGTGGGGGTCACGGAGGCGACGTATCTCGCGGGCCGGCGCGTCTTCGCCCGCGGTCGGGGCGTGCTGGCCCGCGGCGGGCGGGAGATCCTGAGCGCGGAAGCGGCCGTCGCCGCGACCGACGTCGACGAGGAGGTCGTGTGA
- a CDS encoding acetamidase/formamidase family protein yields the protein MSITILQPGTGEVPGDHYLRASAETVHWGRLPCARDAAVLEIAAGETVTIDTVSHEGILEDQGKDPLAYFTGKGVPAASVLSDAIEIARELARDTLADGPHVVTGPIRVAGAMPGDLLKITVVRLQPRVPYGVISNRHGKGALVGELPRGEHNVSVFTPVEEREGRLVGVLPVTEGGPGVVEFPLAPFLGTMGVAVAGDQRPHSVPPGEHGGNIDINLLVEGSVLYLPVQVEGALAYVGDPHFAQGDGEVALTALEASLRATLRFEVVPSEEALAEFGAFTGPLVRTDEYLVPTGLDPDLGEAMRRCVRAAISLIRARWGLDEHLAYAYLSAATDFDISQVVDIVCGVHARIREADFAGVERTGHPSADSLGTGDRAGTGETPASAPVSGGSPAPGREHAR from the coding sequence GTGAGCATCACCATCCTGCAGCCCGGCACGGGGGAGGTCCCCGGCGACCACTACCTGCGCGCGTCCGCGGAGACCGTCCACTGGGGCCGCCTGCCCTGCGCGCGGGATGCCGCGGTGCTGGAGATCGCCGCGGGCGAGACCGTCACGATCGACACCGTGAGCCACGAGGGGATCCTCGAGGACCAGGGCAAGGATCCGCTGGCCTACTTCACCGGCAAGGGCGTGCCCGCGGCATCCGTCCTCTCCGACGCGATCGAGATCGCGCGGGAGCTCGCCCGGGACACGCTCGCCGACGGCCCGCACGTCGTGACGGGGCCGATCCGGGTGGCGGGGGCGATGCCCGGCGACCTTCTCAAGATCACGGTGGTGCGGCTGCAGCCGCGCGTGCCGTACGGCGTGATCTCGAACCGGCACGGCAAGGGAGCGCTCGTGGGGGAGCTGCCCCGCGGCGAGCACAACGTCAGCGTCTTCACGCCCGTCGAGGAACGGGAGGGGCGCCTCGTCGGCGTGCTCCCGGTGACGGAGGGAGGCCCCGGCGTGGTTGAGTTCCCCCTCGCGCCGTTCCTCGGCACGATGGGCGTCGCCGTCGCGGGCGATCAGCGCCCGCACTCCGTGCCCCCCGGCGAGCACGGCGGCAACATCGACATCAACCTGCTGGTCGAGGGCAGCGTGCTGTACCTGCCCGTGCAGGTCGAGGGCGCGCTGGCGTACGTCGGCGACCCGCACTTCGCGCAGGGCGACGGCGAGGTCGCGCTCACGGCGCTCGAGGCATCCCTGCGCGCGACGCTGCGCTTCGAGGTCGTTCCGAGCGAGGAGGCGCTCGCCGAGTTCGGCGCGTTCACCGGCCCGCTGGTGCGCACCGACGAGTACCTCGTGCCGACGGGGCTCGACCCCGACCTCGGCGAGGCGATGCGCCGCTGCGTGCGGGCGGCGATCTCGCTCATCCGCGCCCGCTGGGGGCTCGACGAGCACCTCGCCTACGCGTACCTGAGCGCCGCGACCGACTTCGACATCTCGCAGGTCGTCGACATCGTGTGCGGCGTGCACGCCCGCATCCGCGAGGCCGACTTCGCGGGCGTCGAGCGCACGGGGCATCCGTCCGCCGACTCGCTGGGAACAGGAGATCGCGCGGGCACAGGAGAAACCCCGGCGAGCGCTCCTGTCTCCGGCGGATCGCCTGCTCCCGGGCGGGAGCACGCGCGATGA
- a CDS encoding AtzH-like domain-containing protein — translation MTDAAARGAETVPADLLRAFEAYERAIMANDLDALDAAFAPGEGTMRGDAAGLLVGHDAISAFRGVRGGVPPRSIERIEHRELAPDVALLVSISRYAGGGTGLQTQIWQRIEGRWLITAAHVTPRAQALDRSVWRTVGDPLFQGAWEGPLEGLTVAVKDLFAIKGYRIGAGNPTYLDSARAETTTAAAVSDLLRAGASLRGIARTDEFAYSVAGDNAHYGTPPNGALPGALPGGSSSGPASAVATGQAQIGLATDTAGSIRVPASYQGLWGLRTTHGLVPRQGLLPLAQTFDTIGWLTRDGETLQKVVDWCLSYDGSESTESVFGESGRDLPWSFAVPTEARDSLEPQTREAFDAFVEALRAGPDAPEVAEASLGDLDEYLAAFRTVQGAEAWRNNGEWLREHPGAVGAAVAERFRIASEVTADAESGARTAVESLRERMHDATRDTVLIMPTVPGPAPMRTHRGERVDAVRTATLRMTTPAAIGGMPAISIPLLTVPSTLGPAPVGVSLISRAGTDIALVRLARRLARAAAPLPPKDPA, via the coding sequence ATGACGGATGCCGCGGCCCGCGGCGCGGAGACGGTCCCGGCCGACCTGCTGCGGGCGTTCGAGGCCTACGAGCGGGCGATCATGGCGAACGACCTCGACGCGCTCGACGCGGCCTTCGCGCCCGGCGAGGGCACGATGCGCGGGGATGCCGCGGGCCTGCTCGTCGGCCACGACGCGATCAGCGCCTTCCGCGGCGTGCGTGGGGGAGTGCCGCCGCGATCGATCGAGCGGATCGAGCACCGCGAGCTCGCCCCGGATGTCGCGCTGCTCGTGTCGATCTCGCGGTACGCGGGCGGGGGCACCGGCCTGCAGACGCAGATCTGGCAGCGGATCGAGGGCCGGTGGCTCATCACCGCCGCGCACGTGACCCCGCGGGCCCAGGCGCTCGACCGGTCGGTGTGGCGCACCGTCGGCGACCCGCTCTTCCAGGGCGCGTGGGAGGGCCCGCTCGAGGGCCTGACGGTCGCCGTCAAGGACCTCTTCGCGATCAAGGGCTACCGCATCGGCGCCGGAAACCCCACCTATCTCGACTCCGCGCGCGCCGAGACGACCACCGCCGCGGCGGTCTCCGACCTGCTGCGCGCGGGGGCCTCCCTGCGGGGCATCGCGCGCACCGACGAGTTCGCCTACTCGGTCGCGGGCGACAACGCCCACTACGGCACGCCCCCCAACGGGGCGCTGCCGGGGGCCCTGCCCGGCGGCTCGTCGAGCGGCCCGGCGTCGGCCGTCGCCACGGGGCAGGCGCAGATCGGCCTCGCGACCGACACTGCCGGTTCCATCCGCGTCCCCGCGTCGTATCAGGGCCTGTGGGGCCTGCGCACGACCCACGGGCTCGTGCCTCGGCAGGGGCTGCTCCCCCTCGCGCAGACCTTCGACACGATCGGGTGGCTCACGCGCGACGGCGAGACGCTGCAGAAGGTCGTCGACTGGTGCCTCAGCTACGACGGCTCGGAGTCGACCGAGAGCGTCTTCGGGGAGTCGGGGCGCGACCTGCCGTGGAGCTTCGCCGTCCCCACCGAGGCGCGCGACTCGCTCGAGCCGCAGACGCGCGAGGCGTTCGACGCGTTCGTCGAGGCGCTGCGCGCCGGGCCCGACGCGCCCGAGGTGGCCGAGGCATCCCTCGGCGATCTCGACGAGTACCTCGCCGCGTTCCGCACGGTGCAGGGCGCGGAGGCATGGCGCAACAACGGCGAGTGGCTGCGGGAGCATCCCGGCGCCGTCGGGGCGGCCGTGGCCGAGCGGTTCCGCATCGCCTCGGAGGTGACCGCCGACGCCGAGTCGGGCGCACGCACCGCGGTGGAGTCGCTCCGCGAGCGGATGCACGACGCGACCCGCGACACCGTCCTGATCATGCCGACCGTCCCCGGTCCCGCGCCGATGCGCACGCACCGCGGCGAGCGCGTCGACGCGGTGCGCACGGCGACGCTGCGCATGACGACGCCCGCGGCGATCGGGGGCATGCCCGCGATCTCGATCCCGCTCCTGACCGTGCCCTCGACGCTCGGCCCCGCTCCCGTGGGCGTCAGCCTCATCTCGCGCGCGGGCACCGATATCGCCCTCGTCCGCCTCGCGCGCCGCCTCGCGCGCGCGGCGGCCCCCCTCCCTCCGAAGGACCCCGCATGA
- a CDS encoding alanine--glyoxylate aminotransferase family protein, which translates to MTLLPGPIDPPTRLLMGPGPISAYPSVLTAMSAQLVGQYDPFMTGAMAETQELYRRIWATRNDATLLIDGTSRAGIEAAMISLVRPGDRVLVPVFGRFGHLLAEIAERAMAEVHTIEVPWGQVFTPAAIEEAIVRVRPHLLGLVQGDTSTTMLQPLDEIGAICDRHGVLFYSDATASLGGNPFEADAWGLDAATAGLQKCLGGPSGSAPITLSERAVEIIRSRKKIEAGIREPGDEDAPDFVRSNYFDLGMILDYWGPRRLNHHTEATSMLYGARECARVLLGEGRDAVIERHVLHGEAMLAGVRGLGLVVFGDVAHKMSNVVAVEIPEGVAGDAARQAMLEDFGIEIGTSFGPLHGRVWRIGTMGYNARKDAVLTTLAALEQVLRRFGAKVPAGGGVEAALDVYAGAR; encoded by the coding sequence ATGACCCTCCTCCCCGGCCCCATCGACCCGCCCACCCGCCTGCTCATGGGCCCCGGGCCGATCTCGGCCTACCCGAGCGTGCTCACCGCGATGTCGGCGCAGCTGGTGGGCCAGTACGACCCGTTCATGACCGGGGCGATGGCCGAGACGCAGGAGCTGTACCGCCGGATCTGGGCGACCCGGAACGACGCGACCCTGCTCATCGACGGCACCTCGCGCGCCGGCATCGAGGCGGCGATGATCTCGCTCGTCCGCCCCGGCGACCGTGTGCTCGTGCCCGTCTTCGGCCGCTTCGGGCATCTTCTGGCCGAGATCGCCGAGCGCGCGATGGCGGAGGTGCACACGATCGAGGTGCCGTGGGGGCAGGTCTTCACCCCCGCCGCGATCGAAGAGGCGATCGTGCGCGTCAGGCCTCACCTGCTGGGTCTCGTGCAGGGCGACACGTCGACGACGATGCTGCAGCCGCTCGACGAGATCGGCGCGATCTGCGACCGGCACGGCGTGCTGTTCTACTCCGATGCCACCGCGTCGCTCGGCGGCAACCCCTTCGAGGCGGATGCCTGGGGCCTGGATGCCGCGACGGCCGGGCTCCAGAAGTGCCTCGGCGGGCCCTCGGGCTCGGCCCCGATCACGCTCTCGGAGCGCGCCGTGGAGATCATCCGGTCGCGCAAGAAGATCGAGGCGGGCATCCGCGAGCCGGGCGACGAGGACGCGCCCGACTTCGTGCGCTCCAACTACTTCGACCTCGGCATGATCCTCGACTACTGGGGCCCGCGTCGCCTGAACCACCACACCGAGGCCACGTCGATGCTCTACGGCGCGCGCGAGTGCGCCCGCGTGCTGCTGGGCGAGGGCCGCGACGCCGTCATCGAGCGGCACGTGCTGCACGGCGAGGCGATGCTCGCCGGCGTGCGGGGGCTGGGACTGGTCGTCTTCGGCGATGTCGCGCACAAGATGTCGAACGTCGTCGCCGTCGAGATCCCGGAGGGGGTCGCGGGGGATGCCGCGCGACAGGCCATGCTCGAGGACTTCGGCATCGAGATCGGCACCTCGTTCGGGCCCCTCCACGGCCGCGTCTGGCGCATCGGCACGATGGGCTACAACGCCCGCAAGGACGCCGTGCTGACGACCCTCGCGGCGCTCGAGCAGGTGCTGCGCCGCTTCGGCGCGAAGGTCCCCGCCGGGGGCGGCGTCGAGGCGGCGCTCGACGTCTACGCGGGGGCGCGATGA